gggactgcctccttccttataatcctgcccgtactcttagataatctgggggggggccttttgactgtgccgccaccaagagaggtgagaggggcagcggccaggaagagggccttctcggtggtggcccccgaactgtggaatatcctccccttagaactgagaactgctccctcgttgctaaagttttggcgtggactgaagaccttcttatttcaaaaagcttttaattgttgacaggctggctggcgttcttgcttcttgctttttatatgaaaatccacagggtttgtttgtttttagattttttaattattgtaaattgtttttaatgattgtttttaatgttgtatttttaaaatgtctgtaagccgccttgtatgcccgttgggcaaaaaggcggggtataaattaataaaataaaaaataataataaaaaaggcaGCCAAGACAGGAGCTTGAGAGCTGCCACGTTGCATTGTGACAGAGACTGAGCTATAAATCAGGACCGTCCTCATTCAAATTTTGCCTCTGTTGTGAACTCTGGCCTTAGGCAAACCTTTTCCTCTCTGCATCAGCCTCTGAAATCTGGACGTCCAAAGCTGTTACATGTTTGCATCTCACATTCCCAGGTGATGAGAAGTTCCAGGAGTACAGAGCTGGGTTTTAGCTTCCTTGAGAGTAGAAGTCACTGGAGGTGGATGGCATTTTCATAACACTgctttacttagggcacaatcctaacccactttccagcaccaacataagggcaatacaggtccaaggtaagggaacaaacattctcttgaggaggcctccatgactgccatccaactgcaggatgcaggacaagccccactggcacatctacgccagtgctggaaagttggttagggtttgggccttaCAAATATTCAGGCCAAACTTTGGACAGAGTTAGGACTCCACTCTGCTGGCACTCTCCTGCAAGCTACATCAGTTCTATGGGCAATTCTGAAGGCCGCAGCAAGACATGAAGTTGGGAGCCATCTCCTATTCTTGCGAACATTTGTTATTCAGGTTGGCTGCCTCCATACAGAGAGGTTCCATCTTCATTTCATAGCTGTTCACTGTCAGTAGACCAATctaagaagagttctgctgggcCACTTCAAAgtgggtccatctagtctaggaTCTGCTCCTTATAGGAGCTAGCTAGGCTCCTCCAGGAAGCCCAAAAGCAGACACTGAAGCCTCCACTGCTGTTTACCTCCAGTAACTGGTATTCAAATGGGAGGATCCAAGATACTATCAAAATGAATAGATACTGATACACCAATTCTGCTATAAGATCCAAGTAGCTAGTTCGAATCCAGCCAGACACGTGACCAAGCCCAAGGGCAGAGTCCACTCACCTCTCCTTGTCCCGAAATGGCAGGGAATCGAATATCTCTTGGTATTCCTTCTCCACAATCCCTAACTTCTCATCTGTGTAGGGAAGCAGCAGCTCTAGGGCCTGGGAAGGAAGCATCAGAGTGGGAATGTAGTGGGAAGGATTAGTGGGTCTCCCCATTCCTTGGAGAAGGCTGGTAAACAAAGAGGTCTGTAGCCAGACTTGCTTGCCAAGTGGGGCACCCGCATTCAAAGGTGGGGGCAACAGCTCACCTCAGGAAACAGATTGGTGGTTGGTGGCCTGAGAGGGACCTGCATAGTGCGTCTGCTGACTGATACCCACCCAGCCCAGACCGGCCCTGAACTGCACCCGCCATAGCTGATTCTGCCCCTGATCTTCCCACTCCCGTGAATGTACACTGGCATGTCTTTCCAGTGTTGGCCCCTCTCGCTGAGCAGGTCTCCATCCTCAGAAGGTCACCCCTTCTCAGCACACCTCCTTAAAGATCTCTGTTAGTGCCTCTGAGCAATCTTTGTAGAGCAATCGCAAGTCACGGGAGTAGGAGCTGAACGCAACACAGCCTGATGGCTTCAGGACACGATCCACTTCCCCCATGAAGCGGGACACACCAAACCAGTGCGCTGCAGCAAAGGCCGTGATGACGtccacagaggcatcctcaaagggGAGGTCTTCTGCAGGACACACACTGTGTGAGAAAACGGGTGTGAGCGTCAGTGTCACAAAGGCGTAATCCGGGTGTGTCACCAGCTGGGGAACCAGTGCGCCATTCCCACTACAAGCCTGGCTGACTGAGCTGTGCGCTCCAATGCCTGAGCATTCTGTCAGTTGACCCTCAAGGGACCAGTCTGGGCCTGTCTGGCTCTATAAAGCACAAGCCAGAGCTTGTTCCTCTATCTGAATGACTTGTCTCTCCTAGGCAGACACTGCCTGGGCAGTGCACATGAAGCAAGGATGGAGCATTAATCAAGATGCTTATACCAGGTGTGTGCGCTTTTACTTACAGGTAAGAGATATTGGGAGGGTGGGCGGCCTGCTTGGCTGCCTCAATCTGAGCTTCACTGATGTCGGTTCCAACCACCTTCTCGAAACGGCTGGCCAATACCCAGGTGCTTTGGCCTGAACCACATCCCACGTCTACTGCCAGCCGGAAGGTGTTTGCTCCCTGGAGAAAAACAGTGACCGCTTTCAAGAAATGCTCCATGAATCCATGCCCAAAGCCAGTACGACCTTCTGGGTTCCATCCATGAGTATTTTTCTCTCTAGaaaccagggacatgtggtgggtggggaggcaggtaaggcagagcctccccaccggagttctCAGAAAATCGCTGCCACTGTGTGCCTTGCGCAAAGCACATGGGTTAtgagtgcttgtgcacctcacacgaaggcggtgcttttcaaaggactctgttggggaggctctgcctcacctgcctccccacccactgcaagtccCTACTTGAAACAGACTGAAAACTGGTTGTCACCAGACACATTCGCTCTCCCTCAGCCATACAAATGCCCAGatataaagcaataaaaataataataaaaaatgttaCATGAACCTCTCTGAACACTCTTCATGTGATTTAGGCCAGCTCCATGGAGATCCCTGATAGAGTATCTCTGAGCCCCACCAGTCACCATAAAGACTCCCCTCGTCTTCGCTTCTCCTCCCTCCTGTAAGCTCCCTGAATGGGAATCAGCTACCTTATCCCAGATATCCTCATTTAATAGTCTCCAGGACTTGTATCTACTCTGTCCCCGGTGGTGGCCCTTACCTTTTTTTCCAGGTAAGAGAAGATTGCAGCTTGGAGGTTCTCTTGGGGTGAGAACCTATACTTCTGATAGAAAGCA
The DNA window shown above is from Tiliqua scincoides isolate rTilSci1 chromosome 8, rTilSci1.hap2, whole genome shotgun sequence and carries:
- the LOC136658389 gene encoding putative methyltransferase DDB_G0268948, with translation MATRLFEERGHVAFYQKYRFSPQENLQAAIFSYLEKKGANTFRLAVDVGCGSGQSTWVLASRFEKVVGTDISEAQIEAAKQAAHPPNISYLVCPAEDLPFEDASVDVITAFAAAHWFGVSRFMGEVDRVLKPSGCVAFSSYSRDLRLLYKDCSEALTEIFKEALELLLPYTDEKLGIVEKEYQEIFDSLPFRDKERITDVFDKVPMSVADVMGFFQSFSMYQRFLKVQPEAAKSFLQQTEQRILEAMGISSRETQLELSMRQVCVLGCKSS